One genomic segment of Elgaria multicarinata webbii isolate HBS135686 ecotype San Diego chromosome 21, rElgMul1.1.pri, whole genome shotgun sequence includes these proteins:
- the LOC134412093 gene encoding uncharacterized protein LOC134412093: MGSSAPITFLSFLFLLQAASAVDPNKNFARMVGSFVDFPIMNSKEDNYTNFILRSKTQGLALALWQPDKYLSIIIPRYSGRIALQKSSNTIRIHNLTLRDGGTYEIEAQIVAKPVQIKTYTLFVFNISTTVEQLTNNSCNVNLLCDARTGTPTQVTYSWKQKESGVTLSQNSRLHVVLNPGEKTVYTCAVEAHRIQSALDFAPYKFCSKPHSETAGGGAPGLPSLYLMAKAILVPAAVALLVML; this comes from the exons ATGGGCTCCTCGGCTCCCATcacctttctctccttccttttcctcctccaagcTGCAA GCGCGGTGGACCCCAACAAGAATTTCGCAAGGATGGTAGGAAGCTTTGTCGATTTCCCCATCATGAATTCAAAAGAGGACAATTACACAAATTTCATCCTGCGGTCTAAGACGCAGGGATTGGCCCTGGCTCTCTGGCAGCCGGATAAATATCTCTCGATAATAATCCCAAGGTATTCTGGAAGAATTGCCTTGCAGAAGAGCTCCAATACCATCCGAATCCACAACTTGACCCTGAGAGATGGAGGGACCTACGAAATTGAGGCGCAGATCGTAGCAAAGCCTGTTCAGATTAAGACATACACACTGTTTGTATTCA acATCAGCACCACTGTAGAGCAGTTGACCAACAATTCCTGCAACGTCAACTTGCTCTGTGATGCAAGAACGGGGACGCCAACCCAGGTGACGTACAGCTGGAAGCAGAAAGAGTCAGGGGTCACCCTTTCTCAAAACTCCCGGCTCCATGTCGTCTTGAACCCTGGGGAGAAGACTGTCTACACCTGTGCCGTGGAGGCTCACAGGATCCAGAGTGCTTTGGACTTCGCGCCTTATAAGTTCTGCAGCAAACCACACTCTGAGACTGCAG GAGGAGGTGCCCCCGGACTGCCGTCCCTCTACCTCATGGCCAAAGCCATCCTTGTGCCTGCTGCTGTTGCCCTCCTGGTGATGCTGTGA